One segment of Allorhodopirellula heiligendammensis DNA contains the following:
- a CDS encoding glycoside hydrolase family 2 TIM barrel-domain containing protein, which produces MMDAPMNATKCPLWITLPALIGAALLPAVGICETPDWENEQVISINKLPPRATSLPYLDRESACSDDPNASPFFQSLNGDWKFHWAKDPASRPNDFYWPEFDVSGWDDIPVPSNWQLHGYGVPLYTNVTYPFKKDPPRVMGEPPADYTNFNARNPVGSYRRDFTIESDWDGRQVFVQFDGVDSAFYLWVNGEKIGYSQGSRTPAMFDITEHVNVGSNTIAAEVYQYCDGSYLEDQDFWRLSGIFRNVSLWSADKLHIRDYFVHTNLDKDYRDATLEVEIEIAGVPETDSQVSLEMELLDDSGQIIAQQEKQLTRATGQTPNVSLTQAVETPNLWSAEKPNLYRLVLTLKDADEQTIEVVSTRIGFRKVEIKNGLLHVNGKSIYLKGVNRHEHDPDTGHTISRESMIADIKLMKQFNINAVRTSHYPNVPMWYALCDEYGLYVVDETNIESHGMHYGKDSLAKDPKWGKAHLDRLQRMVERDKNHPSIIIWSLGNEAGNGVNFMTNYDWVKQRDPSRPVQYEQAGFGDRNTDIRCPMYASIDRIVKYATENPDRPLIQCEYAHAMGNSVGNFQDYWTAMESHDALQGGFIWDWVDQGLRKPIPAQYLVTDQSGQQIEARVSGTFTEHEGVTGAVSLPDIDALDLTEKLTLEAVVIGNRASGFNPLISKGDHQYLLRLDSRGINFTLYSDAWKGLQASYDEAGLADGANRITATYDGAHMRLYVNGKRVKRQPFTGKIASSGFPVNIGRNSEHVDRTSAVPIQAVRIYNRALSPTEVGDVNSRDRNGLVLDLDLRNAVAEETPQDADETFMAYGGDFGDRPNDGNFCINGLVSADRNPNPHLWEVKKVHQNIKVTAVDLAVGTFRVQNKFAFTNTNEFVPHVTLRLDGKIVGKATLKPFNIEPGSTQTIVIPTMKTDEMQGEALLSIAFDTVSDTPWAAAGHRVAWDQFELSAGVLSDPSVTGEKITILSPDDNQRVIETGNVKVAVNTHTGSLTSLLIGGKELLHGELTPNFWKIPNDNQYGNKYVARLGVWQNAAEKMIVTDFDIEALEDRVEITVVGNLKIGGSSCELKYTVFSGGVVHVQAGYVPGRGNVPGQGKTPLLPRFGIQFAVGNDLDHVTWYGRGPQETYWDRKTGGEIAVYESTPMDLFHKYVRPQDAANRCDVRWLRLSDDSGHGIEIAGDQPLSMSVWPYTMSEVESASHPYELQRSEFNTIFVDLNLQGVGGDNSWGARTHAQYTLPGNQPYRFSFSISPVGL; this is translated from the coding sequence ATGATGGATGCCCCGATGAATGCCACCAAGTGCCCGCTCTGGATCACCTTGCCAGCATTAATAGGTGCGGCGTTGCTACCGGCGGTCGGAATTTGCGAGACACCGGACTGGGAGAACGAACAGGTCATCAGCATTAACAAACTCCCACCACGAGCGACGTCGCTGCCCTACCTGGATCGGGAGTCCGCCTGTTCAGACGATCCTAACGCGAGTCCATTTTTCCAGAGTCTCAACGGTGACTGGAAGTTTCACTGGGCCAAAGATCCGGCCAGTCGGCCGAATGATTTCTACTGGCCAGAGTTTGATGTCAGCGGCTGGGACGATATTCCCGTGCCAAGTAACTGGCAGCTGCACGGCTACGGCGTGCCGTTGTACACAAACGTGACCTACCCATTTAAAAAAGATCCACCGCGAGTGATGGGTGAGCCGCCCGCAGACTACACAAATTTCAACGCCAGAAATCCCGTGGGTTCTTACCGCCGCGACTTTACCATTGAGAGTGATTGGGACGGACGACAAGTCTTCGTCCAGTTCGATGGTGTCGATTCAGCCTTCTACTTGTGGGTCAACGGTGAAAAAATCGGATACAGCCAGGGCAGTCGCACACCGGCAATGTTTGACATTACCGAACACGTCAACGTCGGCAGTAACACCATCGCTGCAGAGGTCTACCAGTACTGCGACGGCAGCTATCTTGAAGACCAGGACTTTTGGAGACTCAGCGGTATCTTCCGCAACGTATCGCTGTGGTCTGCCGACAAGCTGCATATCCGTGACTACTTCGTCCATACCAACCTCGACAAAGACTATCGCGACGCCACCCTTGAGGTAGAGATCGAGATTGCTGGGGTTCCAGAGACCGATAGTCAAGTATCACTCGAAATGGAGTTGCTCGACGACTCTGGCCAGATCATCGCACAGCAGGAAAAACAACTCACGCGGGCAACTGGCCAGACTCCAAACGTCTCGCTGACCCAGGCGGTCGAGACGCCCAATCTATGGTCAGCCGAAAAGCCAAATCTGTATCGCCTCGTGCTGACTCTCAAAGACGCCGACGAACAAACCATCGAAGTCGTCAGTACGCGAATCGGTTTCCGTAAGGTCGAAATTAAAAACGGCTTGCTACATGTCAATGGAAAATCAATTTATCTCAAGGGCGTCAATCGACACGAGCATGACCCGGACACCGGACACACCATTTCACGGGAATCGATGATTGCTGATATCAAACTGATGAAGCAGTTCAATATCAATGCGGTTCGGACGAGTCACTATCCCAACGTCCCCATGTGGTATGCGTTGTGCGACGAGTACGGACTCTACGTCGTTGACGAGACCAACATTGAGTCGCACGGCATGCACTACGGCAAAGATTCCTTAGCGAAAGATCCCAAGTGGGGCAAAGCTCACCTGGATCGACTGCAGCGGATGGTCGAGCGGGACAAGAATCACCCTTCCATTATCATTTGGTCGCTTGGCAACGAAGCCGGAAACGGTGTGAACTTCATGACCAATTACGATTGGGTGAAGCAGCGTGACCCGTCCCGCCCGGTGCAGTACGAACAAGCAGGATTCGGAGATCGAAATACAGATATTCGCTGTCCTATGTACGCGAGCATCGATCGCATTGTGAAGTACGCCACGGAGAATCCCGATCGCCCATTGATTCAGTGCGAGTACGCGCACGCGATGGGCAATAGCGTTGGCAATTTCCAAGATTACTGGACGGCCATGGAGTCCCACGATGCATTGCAAGGCGGCTTCATTTGGGATTGGGTCGACCAAGGACTCCGTAAACCAATTCCGGCTCAATATCTCGTTACTGATCAGAGCGGTCAGCAGATTGAGGCACGCGTTTCGGGAACCTTCACGGAGCACGAAGGTGTCACGGGAGCAGTCAGCCTGCCGGACATCGATGCTCTCGACCTCACCGAAAAACTCACTCTCGAAGCAGTCGTTATCGGCAATCGCGCCAGCGGATTTAACCCTCTGATTTCCAAAGGTGATCATCAATACCTGCTGCGACTCGATTCTCGAGGCATCAATTTCACACTCTACTCGGATGCGTGGAAGGGGCTCCAAGCATCCTATGACGAAGCAGGGCTCGCTGACGGCGCCAACCGGATTACCGCGACCTACGATGGCGCTCACATGAGACTGTACGTCAACGGCAAGCGAGTCAAACGGCAACCCTTTACCGGCAAGATCGCGTCGAGTGGTTTCCCAGTCAACATCGGACGCAATTCTGAACACGTGGATCGCACGTCAGCGGTGCCGATCCAAGCGGTACGGATCTACAATCGAGCTCTGTCGCCGACGGAAGTGGGCGACGTTAATTCCCGCGATCGCAATGGCTTGGTGCTCGACCTGGATTTGCGAAATGCCGTTGCGGAGGAGACGCCCCAAGACGCCGACGAGACGTTCATGGCCTATGGTGGTGACTTCGGTGACCGTCCGAACGATGGGAACTTCTGTATCAATGGCTTGGTCAGCGCGGATCGAAATCCAAACCCGCACCTCTGGGAAGTCAAGAAAGTTCATCAGAACATCAAGGTAACTGCAGTTGATCTGGCGGTAGGCACGTTCCGCGTGCAAAACAAGTTTGCATTCACCAACACGAACGAGTTCGTCCCCCACGTGACGCTGCGACTCGATGGCAAGATAGTGGGGAAAGCAACCCTCAAACCGTTCAACATCGAGCCGGGCAGCACGCAAACGATTGTGATTCCAACAATGAAGACGGATGAGATGCAAGGTGAGGCATTGTTAAGCATCGCGTTTGATACCGTTTCGGATACGCCGTGGGCCGCTGCTGGACATCGTGTTGCTTGGGACCAGTTCGAACTCAGTGCGGGCGTACTGTCTGATCCGAGTGTTACCGGAGAGAAGATCACGATCTTGTCACCGGATGACAATCAGCGTGTTATTGAAACAGGAAACGTCAAAGTCGCGGTGAATACACACACCGGTTCGCTCACATCGCTGCTGATCGGTGGGAAAGAGTTGCTGCATGGCGAATTGACACCAAATTTCTGGAAAATTCCAAACGACAATCAATACGGAAACAAATACGTTGCACGCCTTGGTGTTTGGCAGAACGCCGCCGAAAAGATGATCGTCACGGACTTCGATATCGAAGCACTAGAGGATCGCGTCGAGATCACCGTCGTTGGCAACCTGAAGATTGGCGGCTCGAGTTGCGAGTTGAAATACACGGTGTTCTCTGGCGGCGTCGTCCACGTGCAGGCTGGCTATGTCCCTGGCCGAGGTAATGTCCCTGGCCAAGGCAAAACCCCATTGCTGCCACGGTTTGGCATTCAGTTCGCGGTTGGCAACGATCTTGATCATGTCACCTGGTACGGCCGCGGCCCCCAAGAGACCTACTGGGATCGCAAGACGGGCGGCGAAATCGCGGTTTATGAATCCACACCGATGGACTTGTTCCACAAATATGTGCGTCCTCAAGACGCTGCAAACCGCTGCGACGTTCGATGGCTGAGACTCAGCGACGATTCCGGCCATGGGATCGAGATCGCTGGTGACCAACCGCTGAGCATGAGCGTGTGGCCTTACACAATGTCGGAGGTGGAATCCGCTTCCCATCCTTACGAACTTCAACGCAGCGAGTTCAACACGATCTTTGTTGATCTAAACCTGCAAGGAGTCGGTGGCGATAACAGCTGGGGTGCACGGACCCATGCTCAGTACACTCTGCCCGGAAACCAACCCTACCGTTTTTCATTCTCCATCTCACCCGTCGGTTTGTGA
- a CDS encoding 3-dehydroquinate synthase, with translation MEPRPSSEHQPVNDIDVPFVVSFTHRLRHTLDVAGNDFDVLIDLLTGDAEQPAKVQFWVDSNLHDATAEHLDLASRLGERLASTDRVNLVGQTHTIIGGEQCKNSAEVLQQLLGLINDHDMDRRSYIIVAGGGAVLDVAGYAAAIAHRGIRLIRLPSTTLAQSDSGIGVKNAVNQFGKKNWIGTFAVPWAVINDAAILQSLPDRDFHSGLTEAIKVALLKDASFFQWIESHAAEIQQRDPAVSSEVIARSCRLHLDHITLGGDPFEALEARPLDFGHWSAHRLEPMTDYELRHGEAVGIGVALDTLYSARVLGLEHEKAMRVCQAIAAIGSPLWCDALDDSDAVLCGLEEFRQHLGGRLTVTMLRDIGESVNVHEINPGVMSECIEELRQIARGSK, from the coding sequence ATGGAACCTCGACCATCCAGTGAACATCAACCGGTGAACGATATCGATGTCCCGTTCGTCGTCTCGTTCACACACCGCTTGCGGCACACCCTCGACGTCGCGGGCAACGATTTTGACGTGCTCATTGATTTGCTCACTGGCGACGCGGAGCAGCCTGCCAAGGTGCAGTTCTGGGTGGATTCCAATTTGCACGACGCGACTGCCGAGCATCTGGACCTCGCCAGCCGCCTCGGGGAGCGACTGGCCAGTACCGATCGCGTAAACCTGGTGGGGCAAACACACACGATTATTGGCGGAGAACAATGCAAGAATTCGGCCGAGGTCTTGCAGCAGTTGCTCGGTCTCATCAACGATCATGACATGGATCGACGGAGCTATATAATTGTCGCTGGCGGTGGGGCGGTACTCGATGTCGCTGGGTACGCAGCAGCAATCGCCCACCGGGGTATCCGCCTCATCCGGTTACCCTCGACGACGCTTGCCCAATCCGATTCCGGCATCGGTGTTAAAAATGCGGTCAACCAATTCGGTAAAAAGAACTGGATCGGCACCTTTGCCGTCCCCTGGGCGGTGATCAACGACGCAGCAATTTTGCAATCCCTGCCTGACCGCGATTTCCACTCGGGACTCACCGAGGCGATCAAGGTCGCGCTATTGAAGGATGCTTCCTTTTTTCAATGGATTGAATCGCATGCTGCGGAAATTCAACAGCGGGATCCCGCCGTCAGTTCGGAGGTCATCGCCCGATCGTGTCGCCTGCATCTCGATCACATCACCTTGGGTGGAGATCCGTTTGAAGCCTTGGAAGCGCGACCGCTTGACTTCGGACACTGGTCCGCCCACCGACTCGAACCGATGACGGATTATGAACTGAGACATGGTGAAGCAGTCGGAATTGGCGTAGCGCTCGATACACTCTATTCCGCCCGTGTGCTGGGGTTGGAACATGAAAAGGCGATGCGGGTGTGCCAGGCCATTGCCGCAATCGGCTCTCCCCTGTGGTGCGACGCTCTCGATGACTCTGATGCGGTGCTGTGCGGACTCGAGGAGTTTCGCCAACATCTCGGTGGCCGGCTCACGGTAACCATGCTCCGTGATATCGGCGAAAGCGTGAATGTGCACGAGATCAATCCCGGCGTGATGAGCGAATGTATCGAAGAACTTCGCCAGATCGCTCGCGGCAGCAAGTAA
- a CDS encoding aldo/keto reductase: MQQRRLGRSGLTVSEICMGTMTFGSTCDEPLSHAICDMAFDAGVNFFDAAEIYPVPPQKETVGVTEEFVGRWLAGKPRDAITVATKITGPGHGWFTPPVRHGRTTLDRHQIIRSCEDSLRRLQTDYIDLYQTHWPDHGLPYEEVLEALTHLKRSGKVRVIGCSNETSWGLMKSLWAADVCDVDRYQTVQNNFSLINRRCESELAQVCRRENVSLLPYSPLGGGVLTGKYNDGPPPGARFSDYLAGSGERQKRMAQRFVNDRTIETTRRLMQIAQSIGVTVTTLAVAWSKQHDFVASTIIGATTVEQLRESLAAADRILDAETLDRIDEIDAEIPTPMTEDGLRRL, translated from the coding sequence ATGCAACAACGACGACTTGGCCGCAGCGGATTGACGGTTTCCGAAATTTGTATGGGCACCATGACATTTGGCAGTACGTGCGATGAACCCCTCTCGCACGCCATCTGCGATATGGCGTTCGATGCGGGCGTCAATTTCTTCGATGCTGCGGAGATTTATCCCGTACCGCCCCAGAAAGAAACGGTGGGAGTCACCGAAGAGTTCGTCGGTCGCTGGTTGGCGGGAAAGCCGAGAGACGCGATTACGGTCGCAACTAAGATCACGGGTCCTGGTCATGGTTGGTTTACACCCCCCGTGCGTCATGGCCGCACGACTCTCGATCGTCATCAAATCATCCGCTCTTGCGAGGACTCACTGCGGCGGCTCCAAACCGACTATATCGATCTCTATCAGACACACTGGCCCGATCATGGATTGCCCTACGAAGAAGTCCTGGAGGCACTGACGCATCTGAAACGATCTGGCAAAGTCCGGGTGATCGGCTGCAGCAACGAAACCAGTTGGGGGTTGATGAAGAGTCTGTGGGCAGCCGATGTGTGCGACGTGGATCGCTATCAGACAGTGCAAAACAATTTCAGTTTGATCAATCGCCGCTGCGAAAGCGAGTTGGCTCAGGTTTGCCGTCGCGAAAATGTCAGCCTGCTACCCTATTCGCCGTTGGGCGGTGGAGTGCTGACGGGCAAGTATAACGACGGGCCTCCGCCCGGTGCCCGATTTAGCGACTATCTCGCCGGATCTGGGGAGCGACAGAAACGTATGGCACAGCGTTTTGTCAACGATCGCACAATTGAAACGACGCGGCGGTTGATGCAAATCGCCCAGTCAATTGGTGTTACCGTGACCACCCTCGCCGTGGCGTGGAGCAAACAGCACGATTTTGTGGCGTCCACCATCATCGGTGCCACAACGGTGGAGCAATTGCGTGAAAGTTTGGCCGCGGCCGATAGGATCCTTGATGCCGAAACCTTGGATCGGATCGATGAAATTGACGCTGAGATCCCCACGCCGATGACCGAGGACGGCCTGCGCAGATTGTAG
- a CDS encoding PEGA domain-containing protein, whose product MFHTQPHCYPMRPAKSLDIRHRRVATCVVVLLVCCLSTGCVRRRMTVRTSPPGATVSIDNQLIGTSPAATSFVYYGTREIRIEKDGYRTETIRRKIKPPWYEWPVAEFVSETLWPGEIRDERIIDVELVPAVTESSAEVLGRAELLRSQSIGG is encoded by the coding sequence GTGTTTCACACCCAGCCCCATTGCTACCCTATGCGCCCCGCGAAGTCACTCGATATTCGGCACCGCCGCGTAGCGACGTGCGTGGTAGTGCTGTTGGTATGCTGTCTCAGCACGGGCTGTGTCCGCCGCCGCATGACGGTGCGCACCTCGCCCCCGGGCGCTACGGTTTCGATCGACAACCAATTGATCGGTACGAGCCCCGCAGCGACCAGTTTCGTGTACTACGGCACTCGCGAGATTCGGATCGAGAAAGATGGATACCGGACCGAAACCATTCGCCGCAAAATCAAGCCGCCCTGGTATGAATGGCCGGTGGCAGAGTTCGTTAGTGAGACGCTGTGGCCTGGGGAAATCCGCGACGAACGGATCATCGACGTCGAACTCGTGCCGGCGGTCACCGAATCGTCCGCTGAGGTGCTCGGCCGCGCCGAACTACTTCGCAGTCAATCCATTGGGGGCTGA
- the csrA gene encoding carbon storage regulator CsrA, protein MLVLTRKLNEKIKIGDDITITIIKLRNNQIRIGIEAPRDVRVLRAELEKAVASGLEAADTAPASTHAAATGRPANRVRSFLDSQPVAAPAAAHLPRRNDVVDGLVSADEMIAAGKDSDDERRDDDAMPDHGGDRSPSTTLQVFSGRIGRDGELRENKSDFHVRPSRAPLAAFFTAP, encoded by the coding sequence ATGTTGGTTCTGACACGAAAACTGAACGAAAAAATCAAGATCGGCGACGATATCACGATCACGATCATCAAACTGCGAAACAATCAAATCCGAATCGGAATCGAGGCCCCCCGCGATGTTCGCGTCCTGCGGGCCGAACTCGAGAAGGCCGTCGCCAGCGGTTTGGAGGCTGCCGACACAGCACCTGCCTCCACCCACGCCGCTGCTACAGGGAGGCCCGCCAATCGAGTGCGCAGCTTCCTCGACAGCCAACCGGTTGCCGCCCCAGCTGCAGCCCATTTACCACGGCGCAATGATGTCGTCGACGGATTGGTGTCAGCTGACGAGATGATTGCCGCTGGCAAAGATAGCGATGACGAGCGGCGGGATGATGATGCGATGCCCGACCACGGTGGTGATCGCTCGCCATCGACCACACTGCAGGTATTTTCAGGTAGGATTGGCCGCGACGGCGAACTTCGCGAGAACAAGTCGGACTTTCACGTTCGCCCGTCGCGTGCCCCACTGGCTGCTTTTTTTACCGCCCCATAG
- a CDS encoding NAD(+) synthase, whose amino-acid sequence MPHPDPVREHGYYRTTAASPELRVADPELNAQASIEMLQRFSDSDLIVLPELGLTGYTCGDLFATRTLLDAAEDALLAIAKSTRSVGGIVVVGLPLAVGTSVMNVAALVARGRVWGIVPKTFLPTYREFYEGRHFRASGAGDPASVSIGGGDIPFGTDLLFRDQDAVIAAEICEDLWVPVPPSSHAVIAGANVVVNLSASNETVGKAQWRRDLVVSQSGRLICGYVYASAGGGESSSDLVFGGHCLIAENGGLLGQSRRIGDGEDPVLPGPTWLTRDLDLQRLAHDRRVMGSFDDFRDSLPQTYRYIDVEPATAKKSEAIKNRVQLQRRIDPHPFVPDNAAEREARCAEILAIQTGGLVKRLEGLPPGLTLSIGVSGGLDSTLALLVAVGAVDHLQRDRTVIEALVMPGFGTTSHTRSNAIDLVKRLGVTCRTVDIRQLSLDTFIGLGHSPMGIDVDEATEIADLQRELESTHDEATDLVFENVQARMRTLLLMSRGFVLGTGDLSEQALGWSTYNGDHMSMYNVNCSIPKTLVRYLVRYFADHRYEGEMRTLLHQIADTPISPELLPPSSDGEIRQSTEASLGPYELHDFFLYHFVRGGCDVTKMQYLASQAEFAESHSAAVIKETLQTFIRRFFASQYKRNCVPDGPKVGSVSLSPRGDWRMPSDASAAAFTSKRARS is encoded by the coding sequence ATGCCACACCCGGACCCCGTGCGAGAGCATGGCTACTACCGCACTACCGCTGCCTCGCCTGAATTGCGCGTGGCCGATCCCGAGTTGAACGCCCAAGCATCGATTGAGATGTTGCAGCGTTTTAGTGATTCGGATCTCATCGTGCTGCCTGAACTCGGTTTGACGGGCTATACCTGCGGTGATCTGTTTGCCACGCGTACGCTGTTGGACGCGGCCGAGGACGCGTTGTTGGCCATCGCAAAGTCGACCCGTTCAGTGGGCGGGATCGTCGTGGTTGGATTGCCACTGGCGGTGGGCACGAGTGTGATGAATGTAGCCGCCCTGGTCGCCCGCGGGCGTGTGTGGGGAATCGTCCCTAAAACGTTCCTGCCCACCTATCGTGAGTTCTACGAAGGTCGACATTTCCGCGCTTCGGGTGCGGGAGATCCCGCGAGCGTTTCGATTGGTGGCGGTGACATTCCGTTTGGCACGGATCTTCTGTTTCGAGATCAAGATGCCGTGATCGCGGCGGAGATCTGTGAGGATCTGTGGGTGCCGGTGCCGCCGAGTTCGCACGCCGTGATCGCCGGCGCGAATGTTGTCGTAAATCTGTCTGCAAGTAACGAGACCGTCGGCAAGGCCCAGTGGCGACGTGACCTCGTCGTCAGCCAATCGGGGCGTTTGATTTGCGGGTACGTCTATGCATCGGCGGGCGGGGGTGAATCATCAAGCGACCTGGTGTTCGGTGGCCATTGCCTGATCGCTGAAAATGGGGGGCTGCTCGGGCAATCACGCCGAATCGGTGATGGCGAAGATCCTGTATTGCCCGGGCCGACTTGGTTGACGCGGGATCTCGATTTGCAGCGTCTCGCTCACGATCGTCGTGTCATGGGATCCTTCGACGATTTCCGTGACTCATTACCGCAAACCTATCGCTACATCGACGTGGAACCGGCGACAGCTAAAAAATCGGAGGCGATAAAGAATCGTGTGCAGTTGCAGCGACGAATCGACCCGCATCCATTCGTGCCCGACAATGCGGCCGAGCGGGAAGCTCGCTGTGCAGAAATTTTGGCGATTCAAACCGGTGGGCTTGTCAAGCGACTCGAGGGACTGCCGCCGGGCCTCACACTTTCGATCGGCGTCTCGGGTGGTCTCGATAGCACACTCGCTCTCCTCGTGGCCGTCGGCGCCGTCGATCACCTGCAGCGAGACCGAACTGTCATCGAAGCGCTCGTCATGCCGGGATTCGGTACTACTTCACACACCCGCAGCAATGCGATCGATCTCGTCAAACGACTCGGTGTGACCTGTCGTACCGTCGACATCCGTCAACTGTCCCTGGACACGTTCATCGGCCTCGGTCACTCGCCTATGGGGATTGACGTTGATGAGGCAACGGAGATCGCCGATCTGCAGCGGGAACTGGAGTCGACCCATGATGAGGCCACCGATCTGGTGTTTGAAAATGTGCAGGCGCGGATGCGGACGCTGCTCTTGATGAGTCGCGGGTTTGTGCTCGGCACTGGTGATCTCAGCGAACAGGCGCTCGGCTGGAGTACCTACAATGGCGATCACATGTCGATGTACAACGTCAATTGCTCAATCCCCAAGACACTCGTTCGATATCTCGTGCGGTACTTCGCCGATCATCGCTATGAAGGCGAGATGCGGACGCTGTTGCACCAGATTGCCGACACGCCGATCTCTCCTGAACTGCTACCGCCGTCGAGTGACGGCGAGATCAGGCAGAGCACGGAGGCGTCGCTCGGTCCCTATGAGCTGCACGATTTCTTTCTTTACCACTTTGTCCGCGGTGGATGCGATGTTACGAAGATGCAGTACCTCGCATCGCAGGCTGAGTTTGCCGAGTCGCACTCGGCGGCGGTGATTAAGGAAACCCTGCAAACATTCATCCGTCGATTTTTCGCCAGCCAGTACAAGCGCAACTGCGTTCCCGATGGTCCCAAGGTCGGCTCGGTCTCGCTCTCACCGCGCGGAGATTGGCGGATGCCGTCGGATGCATCGGCTGCCGCGTTCACATCAAAGCGGGCTCGCTCATGA
- a CDS encoding YaiI/YqxD family protein has product MKIWIDADAAPTDVKAIVFRAASRLNIETILVANQKIATPAGTPTARSVVVREGADQADRYIVKHGEKMEIAITADLPLAGDLVAKGLLVIDPRGEEYSAANIAGRLSMRNFMDTLRGTGVVTNGSAPYGEKDKKAFAATFDRLLQKAIRWHEKTASDESSCERT; this is encoded by the coding sequence ATGAAAATTTGGATCGACGCAGATGCCGCCCCAACGGATGTCAAAGCAATTGTTTTCCGCGCCGCGTCGCGGTTAAACATTGAAACTATTTTGGTGGCCAACCAAAAGATCGCGACGCCCGCCGGCACGCCCACGGCGCGATCGGTCGTCGTCCGTGAGGGCGCCGATCAAGCCGACCGATATATCGTCAAACATGGTGAAAAGATGGAGATCGCGATCACGGCGGACTTGCCGCTCGCCGGCGATCTCGTTGCCAAAGGGCTGCTCGTTATCGATCCACGTGGCGAAGAGTACTCGGCGGCCAATATCGCCGGTCGATTATCGATGCGGAATTTCATGGACACACTCCGCGGCACCGGCGTCGTCACCAACGGCAGTGCCCCCTACGGCGAGAAAGACAAGAAAGCCTTCGCAGCCACCTTCGATCGGTTGCTGCAAAAAGCCATCCGGTGGCACGAAAAAACGGCGAGCGACGAGTCAAGTTGCGAACGAACTTAA